ACCGAAACTTTTGCCCTGGGTGTGAATATGCCGGCCAAGACCGTGGTCTTCCATTCGCTGGAAAAATATGACGGACTCAGTTTCCGCTACCTGATGTCCCGCGAATTCTTCCAGATGGGGGGCAGAGCCGGGCGGAGAGGCATTGACGAGTTCGGTGTCAACATCTCCATCATCCCCCAGAACCTCGACACAGGCGAATTTCAGCGCATCACAGACGAGCAGCTGGAACCGCTGGAATCCCAGTTCAAGCTCTCCTACAACACTATCCTCAACCTGATCAAGAAGCACAGCGAGGATGAAATCATCCACATCATCAACATGAGCTTCCACCAGTTCCAGTCTAATTATGAGCGCATCCGCACAGAAGAACAGGTTGGAAAAATCCGGGGGTCGCTCAAAAACCATGGGGAAAATCTTTTCCACGACTGCAGGGATTGGGGCAACATCAGAAAATACCTTAAGTCCAAGGAACAGGTGGACTATCTGCGTAAATATCTCTGGGAAATCGAGAGACAGGTGCAAAAAATCAGAATCAAGCGCCTGAAACGCAAGAAGCTCTCCGAACGCGACTGGGCAGCTGCCCATTTTGACCAGCAGATGACCCACCACACCAAACTCTCCTGCACTTCCTGCCCGCATCTGCAGGACTGCCTCGGGTCATACAAAAAAATCCGCCAGGATCTGCGCGACCTTAGTTATTTCGAGAAGCAGCTCAAGAACATCAGCCAGATCGATCAGGTGGAGATATTCCACAAGAAACGGAAGCTTCTTTCAGAACTCGGCTACCTCTCCCTCGGGAAAATCACTGCCCGCGGCGAGACCGGATCTCTTGTTTACGGATATGAACTGATCATTACTGAACTGCTGTATGAAGCTGTGTTCGAAATTTCGCCTGAACCATTGATCAATATGCTGCTCGGTGCCATCCTCTTCGAACGCCCCAAAAAGGGTGAACTGCCCAAATTCAGGCACCAGGACCCAGAGACGCGCAGGACGATCCAGCGGGCCCGTAAAATCGCACATCGCATCCGCTCCATGGAACAGTCCTTTCTCGGTGAAAAAACATCTCCGATCATCAACAACGAGATCATGCCGCTGATCGAGATGTGGTGCGCAGGCAGGGATTTCTCAGAATTGACATCCTCATTCCCGATGGAGGAAGGCGACATCATCCGCCTGTTCAGGGCGATCATCGACCTCCTGCGCCAGCTGGTGCGGGTGACGCGGGAATACGAAGCTCTCCGCAATAAGTTCAAGCGCTGCATAGACCTGATGGACCGCGACATAGTCAGTCTGTCATATTATCTCAAGGAAGAAAAGCCGGTTAAACCGGAACCTCAACCGGCTGTCTGAAGCTTCCTCTCAAATGTTCCCTTAATTGCAGTTAATTGTAACTGGAAACACTCCCCTTGAAAAGATATAAAGGGATCAGGAATTATTTTAGCTGGAGGAGTGTATGAAAAAAGTAATCTTTCTGGTGTTGGCTTTCATGGCCATCACTACCGCGTTTTCAGCCCAGGCAGGCTATCTGGGAGCCCTGGATGTCACAGTGGCACTGAAATCAGCCTGGGAAACGATCGGAAATGACCCGTCAGCAATCGATAATCTTCCTGAAGATGTGAAGCTGACAGTTACGGAATACGGGATTAAGCTCTGTCCTGACCAGGAAAAGGCGCTGGCAGACGTCGACGGATGGATGGAAACTGTGATCCAGAGGACTCTGAAGCAGGCAGCCCTGACTTTCAGTGCAGCTGAAACCGGACTGGTGGTCTG
The window above is part of the Candidatus Wallbacteria bacterium genome. Proteins encoded here:
- a CDS encoding DEAD/DEAH box helicase, whose amino-acid sequence is MQYKQFLLDQFQIDAIAAIEDGKSVVVSAPTGAGKTLIAEYLIEKFLKEDKRIIYTAPIKALSNQKYRDFKGAWGQKVGILTGDVAINERAPVLIMTTEIFRNMLMNDLEALEGVMYVIFDEIHYINDIERGVIWEESIIFAPPEMRFLALSATIPNAASLGGWISHIKKQEVQVISYHQRPVPLRQYVYDDKNGLFPLVEFKKTLSRQQQPQKRGGYHPFPFSFYRDLIKKLQQDRLLPALFFIFSREATYNFGWEAYRSFSFSTPEEREKIGRIFDTVIGDPELLQVDSIRRMKKLVLEGIGVHNAGLLPILKEAVEVLFTEKLLKLLFVTETFALGVNMPAKTVVFHSLEKYDGLSFRYLMSREFFQMGGRAGRRGIDEFGVNISIIPQNLDTGEFQRITDEQLEPLESQFKLSYNTILNLIKKHSEDEIIHIINMSFHQFQSNYERIRTEEQVGKIRGSLKNHGENLFHDCRDWGNIRKYLKSKEQVDYLRKYLWEIERQVQKIRIKRLKRKKLSERDWAAAHFDQQMTHHTKLSCTSCPHLQDCLGSYKKIRQDLRDLSYFEKQLKNISQIDQVEIFHKKRKLLSELGYLSLGKITARGETGSLVYGYELIITELLYEAVFEISPEPLINMLLGAILFERPKKGELPKFRHQDPETRRTIQRARKIAHRIRSMEQSFLGEKTSPIINNEIMPLIEMWCAGRDFSELTSSFPMEEGDIIRLFRAIIDLLRQLVRVTREYEALRNKFKRCIDLMDRDIVSLSYYLKEEKPVKPEPQPAV